The sequence TTGCTTCGAGCAAAGAAGTCTTCACTTACGCCAAATTGCTTGCCTGGGCTGAAGAAAATAAATTAGATATCGCGAAATTTAAAGCAGATACAGACTCAAAGTCTACCAAAGAAGCCATCGAAGATACCAAAAAATTAGCCAATGACATTGGTCTTTTGGGAACCCCAACCAGTCTCTTGGTTGACAAAAAGGGCATACGCCTCGTTGTGCCCACAGATGAAAACAGTCTTCATGCCATTTTAAAGGGGGCGGCTTCATCTGAGCCTCAACCTTCTTAACGACTTTATAAAAGCACCAGAGATCCTCCCTTGATCTCTGGTGCTAATTCGTTTTTGCTATATCTGGCATCAAAATAGTTTAAAGAAGCACAAAAAAAATAACTATTCAAAATCAGACCGTTTGAGTTTAAGTTAATTGTAGAGTGGAAATTTCGAAGAATAAAAGGAAACAGTAATGGCCACGGAACAAAAACCATATATTATTGTATTAGGCAATGAAAAAGGCGGCACTGGGAAATCAACGGTTGCCATGCACATCATCGTTCATCTGCTTCGAGAAGGTCGTTCTGTGGGCTCCATCGATGTGGACGCTCGTCAAGGAACATTATCCCGCTATATAGAGAACCGCCGTTTGCGAAAAGAAAGTACTGCTGAAGATTTACCTCTGCCTGATCATATCCCCATCTTTCGCAGCAAATTAGAATCCGTCCCTGCAGCAGAGGCCGAAGAAACCTCTAACTTTGGTGAAGCCTTAGAACGTTTGAAAGGGAATGACTTCCTTGTCATTGACACCCCAGGTAGTGATACCTATCTTTCTCGGCTCGCCCATTCCCATGCTGATTCGCTCATCACTCCCCTCAATGATAGCTTCATTGACTTAGACATGTTGGTGAGGGTTAATGCGGATTCTCTCGATATCTTACGCCCCAGCACCTATTCTGAAATGGTCTGGGAACAAAAGAAGCAACGCGCCATGAGAGACAATGGTTCTATAGATTGGATCGTCCTTCGTAACCGCTTAAGCAGCCTCAATTCCCGCAATAAAGAAGAAATGGAAAAAGTTCTTTCTGCTCTTTCTAAACGCATTGGGTTTCGTCTCGTCGCTGGTTTCGGGGAACGGGTCATCTTTCGTGAATTGTTCTTAAATGGACTAACGCTTCTTGACATGCGTGAAACCAACACGGCCCTCACTTTATCTCACGTTGCCGCAAAGCAAGAACTTGCCACACTTATGGCCATGATCGAGTTGCCAAGCCTACGGAAGAGCAAGACCGCCTAACAGGGCAGAGGCTGTTAAGGAACACCCTACCCTTCCATTAGCCCCTTTCATTACAATCAAATGGGCAATTTCAAAACTTGATTATAGAAAGGGGCAAACTTTAAGCTTCTTCTTGGGCTATTCACCTTTAGGAGAGGATAAATCTATGACCAAAGAACAAATTTTGTCTGACATTGAATCCATTTATCAAAGTGCTATTGCCGAAAACAAGTGGCAAGTCGCCTTACATGCGAAGGAATTACAAGGAAAAGCCTTGGGCCTTTTTAATAAGAAAGTCCTACCAGACATCATTCGAATCTCGGATATGAATGAAAACCAATTAAAGGAATTTATTGACCGCTTAGAAAAGCGAACCCCTGCGCTTAAGCTCTTAGAGTTACCAGAAATAAAAAATGCTGGAAAAGATGGCGGATTAGCTTGATTTTTAATTAATTTATGTTAACTGCAATTATTATCTAGTATTATTTTAAAATT comes from Alphaproteobacteria bacterium and encodes:
- a CDS encoding division plane positioning ATPase MipZ; this translates as MATEQKPYIIVLGNEKGGTGKSTVAMHIIVHLLREGRSVGSIDVDARQGTLSRYIENRRLRKESTAEDLPLPDHIPIFRSKLESVPAAEAEETSNFGEALERLKGNDFLVIDTPGSDTYLSRLAHSHADSLITPLNDSFIDLDMLVRVNADSLDILRPSTYSEMVWEQKKQRAMRDNGSIDWIVLRNRLSSLNSRNKEEMEKVLSALSKRIGFRLVAGFGERVIFRELFLNGLTLLDMRETNTALTLSHVAAKQELATLMAMIELPSLRKSKTA